From Cucumis melo cultivar AY chromosome 3, USDA_Cmelo_AY_1.0, whole genome shotgun sequence:
TCCTCGAGGATCCCGTCGACCGTATAGAGCGGTTGGCAGCCGAGAACGCCGTCGTCATATTCAGCGTTAGTACATGTTGCATGTGTCACGCTATAAAACGGTTGTTTTGTGGAATGGGAGTGAATCCAACAGTCTATGAACTCGACGAGGATCCGAGAGGAGGGGACATGGAGAAGGCACTCATGAGACTTTTGGGAAGCTCCTCTCCTGTTCCTGTCGTGTTTGTCGGTGGTAAACTCGTGGGTGCCATGGATAGAGTCATGGCCTCCCATATTAGTGGAACTCTAGTTCCTCTTCTTAAAGATGCCGGAGCTCTCTGGCTTTGACTCTTAATCTCTTTTTCGAAATATTTATTGGAAAGGATTAGAGTAAGTGACTTACAGTCCTATATCCATTGGACTTTGAGGTTAACCTATCTCCCATGGTTTAGATGATCAGACAGTCATACTAAATCTATCCCAAGGAATAATCTTTTTTACTCAAAAATAAACCaagggagagaatacattgtatgacctttttctttttcattgattcttttttataGAGGAAGAGGAGTGTCAGTGTCTGTTTTATGGGTTTTATCTATATTTGTCAGTCCCCACTACTTTGGACATACTAATTAATGTTCAATTTTGGTAAAacatttattattatctttcttttttcctttaattttgtttagtCATTTGGTTTAGTCTCTCTTTTGATTAGCAGAAAAAGATTGAAATGTAATAGCTGACCTCCCTCCTCTGTATTATTTGTTGTCGAGACAAATTAAGTGAATGAATGATATTTTATGGGTAGAA
This genomic window contains:
- the LOC103485463 gene encoding glutaredoxin-C1, whose product is MHYQTTPSWGCYMSTSVLEDPVDRIERLAAENAVVIFSVSTCCMCHAIKRLFCGMGVNPTVYELDEDPRGGDMEKALMRLLGSSSPVPVVFVGGKLVGAMDRVMASHISGTLVPLLKDAGALWL